A part of Roseitalea porphyridii genomic DNA contains:
- a CDS encoding putative bifunctional diguanylate cyclase/phosphodiesterase, whose amino-acid sequence MPATSPASTTFERLLIAALAFVAVLHSVHHLVPDSALLAAMPGYSLARIETVGNAVTLVLAVLIYFVMARRLRDYQAVHREFTRQHAKDPVSGALARGQFLRKLQSELERRRTSGSVAFVIIDIDHFKQVNDVFGHPAGDEVLGFCTRLARETFPDATVGRLGGDELAVFMSHDEQIPESYVGEACDAYLAALREGLFINNRRQSVSASLGIAMAPSHTCNLNELLSYADLALYEVKRNGRGAWSVFSTEILADMRQERFIERELRAALLLKQLTVHYQPIVDADGQLNSLEALVRWHNPVRGVISPAEFIPVAEKSRLIHDLGLYVMQRVCEDMPQLPGVPVNVNISAWQLKHDAFLRDYIEVLERNGVAPDRVILEITESAMLNTSDDFVARMAEIKRAGFKIALDDFGMGYSEFNQLRRLPFDIIKIDKSYIQNIGTDIVTDTFVSAVTQIAGQMDRIVVAEGIETRDDNVRASVAGCRLFQGYYYQPPVALADITMLYEDPKRLSTAA is encoded by the coding sequence GTGCCCGCCACAAGTCCGGCATCCACGACCTTCGAAAGACTGCTGATCGCCGCGCTGGCCTTCGTCGCCGTGCTGCATTCCGTCCATCACCTGGTGCCCGACTCGGCGCTGCTGGCCGCCATGCCCGGCTATTCGCTGGCGCGGATCGAGACGGTCGGCAACGCGGTGACGCTCGTGCTCGCCGTGCTCATCTACTTCGTCATGGCGCGCCGGCTGCGCGACTATCAGGCGGTCCATCGGGAATTCACCCGGCAACATGCCAAGGATCCGGTCTCCGGCGCGCTGGCGCGCGGCCAGTTCCTGCGCAAGCTGCAAAGCGAACTCGAGCGTCGACGCACCTCCGGTTCGGTCGCTTTCGTCATCATCGACATCGACCACTTCAAACAGGTCAACGACGTGTTCGGCCATCCGGCCGGCGACGAAGTGCTGGGCTTCTGCACGCGCCTTGCGCGCGAGACCTTTCCGGACGCCACGGTCGGCCGGCTCGGCGGCGACGAGCTCGCCGTCTTCATGTCCCATGACGAACAGATCCCCGAAAGCTATGTCGGCGAGGCCTGCGATGCCTATCTGGCCGCGCTGCGCGAGGGGCTGTTCATCAACAATCGCCGCCAGTCGGTGTCCGCTTCGCTCGGCATCGCCATGGCGCCTTCACACACCTGCAATCTGAACGAACTTCTCTCGTACGCCGACCTTGCGCTGTATGAGGTCAAGCGCAACGGGCGCGGCGCCTGGTCGGTCTTCTCGACCGAGATCCTGGCGGACATGCGTCAGGAACGCTTCATCGAACGCGAACTGCGCGCTGCGCTGCTGCTCAAGCAACTGACGGTTCACTACCAGCCGATCGTCGACGCGGACGGTCAGCTCAATTCGCTCGAAGCGCTGGTGCGCTGGCACAATCCGGTGCGCGGCGTCATCTCGCCGGCCGAATTCATTCCGGTCGCCGAGAAGTCGCGGTTGATCCACGATCTGGGCCTTTATGTGATGCAGCGGGTCTGCGAGGACATGCCGCAACTGCCGGGCGTGCCGGTCAATGTGAACATCTCGGCCTGGCAGCTCAAGCACGATGCGTTCCTGCGCGACTATATCGAGGTGCTCGAACGCAATGGCGTGGCGCCCGACCGGGTGATCTTGGAGATCACCGAGAGCGCGATGCTGAACACGTCGGACGATTTCGTCGCCCGCATGGCCGAGATCAAGCGCGCCGGCTTCAAGATCGCGCTCGACGATTTCGGCATGGGCTACAGCGAGTTCAACCAGCTTCGGCGGCTGCCCTTCGACATCATCAAGATCGACAAATCCTACATCCAGAACATCGGCACCGATATCGTGACGGACACGTTCGTCAGCGCGGTCACGCAGATCGCCGGGCAGATGGACAGGATCGTCGTGGCCGAGGGGATCGAGACGCGCGACGACAATGTACGGGCGTCGGTGGCCGGCTGCCGCCTTTTCCAAGGCTATTACTACCAGCCGCCGGTGGCGCTGGCCGACATCACGATGCTCTACGAGGACCCCAAGCGGCTGTCGACGGCGGCATGA
- a CDS encoding phosphoglycolate phosphatase → MPPPIIVFDLDGTLIDTAPDLLDSLNHVITAEGLAPVPPHELRAHVGHGGRAMLQHVHAAQGRSLDERTQERLFDAFIDHYVAGMPGASRPFDGALACMDRFARQGWLMAVCTNKLDGLSRTLLTALGIADRFAAICGADTFAMRKPDPGHLFGTIDRAGGEAENAVMVGDSRTDIDTARAAGIPVVAVDFGYSTEPVKTLGPDRVISHFDALTVQMARALIDARPVQTARPAASRR, encoded by the coding sequence ATGCCCCCGCCCATCATCGTCTTCGATCTTGACGGCACGCTGATCGACACGGCGCCGGACCTGCTCGACAGCCTCAACCACGTCATCACGGCCGAGGGGCTGGCGCCCGTGCCGCCCCACGAATTGCGCGCCCATGTCGGCCATGGCGGCCGCGCGATGCTGCAGCACGTCCACGCGGCGCAGGGACGATCGCTCGACGAGCGGACGCAGGAACGCCTGTTCGACGCATTCATCGACCATTACGTCGCCGGCATGCCCGGCGCCTCCCGGCCCTTCGACGGAGCCCTCGCCTGCATGGACCGCTTCGCCCGGCAGGGCTGGCTGATGGCCGTATGCACCAACAAGCTCGACGGGCTCTCGCGAACGCTGCTGACCGCGCTCGGGATCGCCGACCGGTTCGCGGCGATCTGCGGCGCCGATACCTTTGCGATGCGCAAACCCGATCCGGGTCACCTGTTCGGCACGATCGACCGCGCAGGCGGCGAGGCGGAGAACGCCGTGATGGTCGGCGACAGCCGGACCGATATCGACACGGCGAGAGCCGCCGGCATTCCGGTCGTCGCGGTCGATTTCGGTTATTCGACCGAGCCGGTGAAGACGCTCGGACCGGATCGCGTGATCAGCCATTTCGACGCGCTGACCGTGCAGATGGCGCGGGCGCTCATCGACGCGCGTCCCGTTCAGACGGCGCGGCCCGCCGCGAGCCGTCGCTGA
- the rpiA gene encoding ribose-5-phosphate isomerase RpiA, whose translation MGSDDMKAAAARAAMDHVENGMRLGIGTGSTAEKFVAFLAEAVGQGLEIIGVPTSERTARLCLEGGIRLESLDDVPELDLVIDGADEIDPALNLIKGGGGALLREKIVAHAAARMIVIADDSKCVEALGRFPLPVEINAFGAEATRRAIEAVARDHGASGEVALRTASRGEPLITDGGHLIADASFGHISDPQAVACALNAIPGVVEHGLFLSMASRAIFAGEAGVRELTVP comes from the coding sequence ATGGGTTCGGACGACATGAAGGCCGCCGCCGCGCGGGCGGCGATGGACCATGTCGAAAACGGCATGCGGCTGGGCATCGGCACGGGTTCGACCGCGGAGAAGTTCGTCGCGTTTCTGGCCGAAGCGGTCGGTCAGGGGCTTGAGATCATCGGCGTGCCGACCTCCGAGCGCACCGCTAGGCTGTGTCTGGAAGGCGGCATACGGCTCGAATCGCTCGACGACGTTCCCGAGCTCGACCTCGTCATCGACGGCGCCGACGAGATCGATCCCGCCCTCAACCTGATCAAGGGCGGTGGCGGCGCGCTGCTGCGCGAGAAGATCGTCGCCCACGCGGCCGCGCGGATGATTGTGATCGCCGACGACAGCAAGTGCGTGGAGGCGCTCGGCCGGTTTCCGCTGCCCGTGGAGATCAATGCGTTCGGGGCGGAGGCGACAAGGCGGGCGATCGAGGCGGTGGCCCGCGACCATGGCGCCAGCGGAGAGGTGGCGCTGCGGACGGCCAGCCGTGGCGAACCGCTGATCACCGATGGCGGACACCTGATCGCGGACGCATCTTTCGGCCATATTTCCGACCCACAGGCGGTGGCGTGCGCTCTGAACGCCATACCGGGCGTTGTCGAGCACGGGCTTTTCCTGTCCATGGCCTCACGCGCCATCTTCGCCGGCGAGGCTGGCGTGCGCGAACTGACTGTGCCATGA
- a CDS encoding SagB family peptide dehydrogenase, which produces MAFRAARTLVFTNDGADLIGFNYLQKTTFSCAPHLIDVLSRLSEWADAEAVKSAIDDDDASDALVEQLVACGVLLRQGSPEEARETAYVRDWEWALPAALLHFSVQDNPPVSVAELERLQVEKARTVPQPELVRRHEGRDDAIAFAPQSEESELFALMARRRTHREVTTAPIAAGAVADCLYAGLGVVGHTRNEAGVLPLTMTPSGGARNPYEAYVLARRVEGLAPGLYHYSAADRSLLPLSSGAGVRPSALVGDQPWMDDMACLIFLCASFGRTMWKYSDPNAYRVVLIEAGHIGQNIMLAATHHGLTACPTAALAHRAIAELCQLDDPVLDAPVYVLGLGVPAPDATSTGFERI; this is translated from the coding sequence ATGGCCTTCCGCGCTGCCCGCACGCTCGTGTTCACCAACGACGGCGCCGATCTGATCGGATTCAACTATCTTCAGAAGACCACATTCAGCTGCGCGCCGCACCTGATCGACGTTCTGTCGCGCCTTTCCGAATGGGCCGACGCCGAGGCGGTCAAGTCGGCGATCGATGACGACGATGCCTCCGATGCGCTGGTCGAACAGCTCGTCGCCTGCGGCGTGCTGCTGCGACAGGGCTCGCCCGAGGAGGCCCGCGAGACGGCCTATGTGCGCGACTGGGAGTGGGCGCTGCCGGCGGCGCTTCTGCATTTCTCGGTGCAGGACAATCCGCCCGTGTCCGTCGCCGAACTCGAGCGGCTGCAGGTCGAAAAGGCGCGGACCGTGCCTCAGCCGGAACTGGTTCGCCGGCACGAAGGGCGCGATGACGCGATCGCGTTCGCTCCGCAGTCGGAGGAGTCGGAACTATTTGCGCTGATGGCGCGGCGACGAACCCACCGTGAGGTCACCACGGCGCCGATCGCCGCTGGCGCCGTGGCGGACTGCCTTTATGCAGGGCTTGGCGTGGTCGGTCACACGCGCAACGAGGCCGGCGTCCTGCCGCTGACGATGACGCCGTCCGGTGGCGCTCGCAATCCCTACGAGGCCTACGTGCTGGCGCGGCGTGTCGAGGGGCTGGCGCCCGGCCTTTATCACTACAGCGCCGCAGACCGGTCCCTGCTGCCCCTGTCCTCCGGCGCGGGGGTCCGCCCGAGCGCGCTCGTCGGCGACCAGCCCTGGATGGACGACATGGCCTGCCTGATCTTTCTGTGCGCCTCGTTCGGCCGGACCATGTGGAAATATTCCGATCCGAATGCCTATCGGGTCGTGCTGATCGAAGCGGGCCACATCGGCCAGAACATCATGCTCGCGGCGACCCATCACGGGCTCACCGCGTGCCCGACCGCTGCGCTCGCGCACAGGGCGATCGCCGAACTGTGCCAGCTCGACGATCCGGTGCTCGACGCGCCGGTCTATGTGCTCGGACTGGGCGTGCCGGCGCCCGATGCCACGAGCACCGGTTTCGAGCGGATCTGA
- the gor gene encoding glutathione-disulfide reductase, whose product MADHDYDLFVIGGGSGGVRAARLAGAMGKRVGLAEEYRMGGTCVIRGCVPKKLFVYASQFSEHFEDAPGYGWQVGPVTFDWPTLLANKDREIERLEGLYRKGLTGNGVTIHDTRAHLVDAHTIRLEATDETVTADQILIATGGHPNLPIDLPGHELCITSNGAFRMDELPRSVIVAGGGYIAVEFANIFHGLGVETTLIYRGTKILGGFDEDLRDHLQDTMVAKGIRVICHQILHDVARREDGRLNVHLSKGEQMVVDQVMMAIGRWPNTNNLGLKAVGVETDLRGAIVVDDYSRTSVPNIWAVGDVTNRMQLTPVAIHEAMCFLETAFKDNPTRPDYETVATAVFSQPEIGTVGLTEAQAIERYGELEIYKTEFRPMHNVLPDRREKMMMKLIVDAASRIVVGAHVIGPGAGEMAQLLAIPLKARCTKDHFDATMAVHPTASEELVTLYKPTYLVRQGERIAA is encoded by the coding sequence ATGGCCGACCATGACTATGATCTGTTCGTGATCGGCGGCGGGTCGGGCGGCGTCAGGGCCGCGCGCCTTGCCGGCGCCATGGGCAAGCGCGTCGGTCTGGCCGAGGAATACCGGATGGGCGGCACCTGCGTCATTCGCGGCTGCGTGCCCAAGAAGCTGTTCGTCTACGCCTCCCAGTTCTCCGAGCATTTCGAGGATGCGCCGGGCTATGGCTGGCAGGTCGGACCGGTCACGTTCGACTGGCCGACGCTGCTCGCCAACAAGGATCGCGAGATCGAACGTCTCGAGGGCCTTTACCGCAAGGGGCTGACCGGCAACGGCGTGACGATCCACGACACGCGCGCCCATCTGGTCGATGCGCATACGATCAGGCTCGAGGCCACGGACGAAACCGTGACGGCGGACCAGATCCTGATCGCCACGGGCGGCCATCCCAACCTGCCGATCGATCTTCCCGGCCACGAGCTGTGCATCACGTCGAACGGGGCGTTCCGGATGGACGAACTGCCGCGCTCGGTCATCGTCGCCGGCGGCGGCTACATCGCGGTCGAGTTCGCCAACATCTTCCACGGGCTCGGCGTCGAGACGACGCTGATCTATCGCGGCACGAAGATCCTGGGCGGGTTCGACGAGGATCTGCGCGATCATCTGCAGGACACGATGGTCGCCAAGGGCATCCGCGTGATCTGCCACCAGATCCTGCATGACGTCGCGCGGCGCGAGGACGGCCGGCTGAACGTGCACCTGTCCAAGGGCGAGCAGATGGTCGTCGACCAGGTCATGATGGCGATCGGCCGCTGGCCCAACACCAACAATCTGGGGCTGAAGGCGGTCGGCGTTGAAACCGACCTGCGCGGCGCGATCGTGGTCGACGACTATTCGCGCACGAGCGTGCCGAACATCTGGGCGGTCGGCGACGTGACCAACCGGATGCAGCTGACACCGGTCGCGATCCACGAGGCGATGTGCTTTCTCGAAACCGCGTTCAAGGACAATCCGACGAGGCCGGACTACGAGACCGTCGCGACGGCGGTCTTCTCGCAGCCCGAGATCGGCACGGTCGGGCTGACCGAGGCGCAGGCGATCGAACGGTACGGCGAACTGGAAATCTACAAGACCGAGTTCAGGCCGATGCACAACGTGCTGCCTGACCGCCGCGAGAAGATGATGATGAAGCTCATCGTTGACGCGGCCAGCCGGATCGTCGTGGGCGCGCACGTGATCGGGCCGGGCGCCGGCGAAATGGCGCAGCTTCTGGCCATTCCATTGAAGGCGCGCTGTACCAAGGATCATTTCGACGCGACCATGGCCGTTCATCCGACCGCGTCGGAGGAACTGGTCACGCTCTACAAGCCGACCTATCTGGTGCGGCAGGGAGAGCGCATCGCAGCCTGA
- a CDS encoding class II 3-deoxy-7-phosphoheptulonate synthase: MADNWTPQSWRGKPILQVPAYPDQDRLTAVEDRLRSFPPLVFAGEARSLKAGLAEVAEGKAFLLQGGDCAESFAEHGADNIRDFFRVFLQMAVVLTFGASKPVVKVGRIAGQFAKPRSSDIEKRDDTELPSYRGDIINGIEFNEASRIPDPERQIMAYRQSAATLNLLRAFAQGGYARLDNVHEWTMGFVANSPQGERYEQLADRITETLDFMASIGLTAENYARLRETDFYTSHEALLLGYEEAMTRVDSTSGDYYTTSGHMIWIGDRTRQADHAHVEFARGIKNPIGLKCGPSLEPDDLLNLIDALNPNNEAGRLTLIARFGHDKVEKHLPALIRAVEREGKKVVWSCDPMHGNTITANGYKTRPFDRVLGEVSGFFDVHQAEGTYPGGIHIEMTGKDVTECMGGARAVTEEQLSDRYHTHCDPRLNADQSLELAFLVAERLKDGRKGAAPRVAATA, from the coding sequence ATGGCAGACAATTGGACACCCCAGAGCTGGCGCGGCAAACCGATCTTGCAGGTGCCCGCCTATCCCGACCAGGACAGGCTGACGGCCGTCGAGGACCGTCTCCGCAGCTTTCCGCCGCTTGTCTTCGCCGGCGAGGCGCGCTCGCTGAAGGCAGGGCTGGCCGAGGTGGCCGAAGGCAAGGCGTTCCTGCTGCAGGGCGGGGACTGCGCCGAGAGCTTCGCCGAGCATGGCGCCGACAACATCCGCGACTTCTTCCGCGTCTTCCTGCAGATGGCGGTCGTTCTGACGTTCGGCGCGTCCAAGCCGGTGGTCAAGGTGGGCCGCATCGCCGGTCAGTTCGCCAAGCCGCGCTCGTCGGACATCGAAAAGCGCGACGACACGGAGCTTCCGTCCTACCGGGGCGACATCATCAACGGCATCGAGTTCAACGAGGCCTCGCGCATTCCCGATCCGGAACGCCAGATCATGGCCTACCGGCAGTCGGCAGCGACGCTGAACCTTCTTCGCGCCTTCGCGCAGGGCGGCTATGCCCGGCTCGACAACGTCCATGAATGGACCATGGGCTTCGTCGCCAACAGCCCGCAAGGCGAACGGTACGAGCAACTCGCGGACCGCATCACCGAGACGCTCGACTTCATGGCTTCGATCGGCCTGACGGCAGAGAATTACGCCCGGCTGCGCGAGACCGATTTCTACACCAGCCACGAGGCGTTGCTTCTGGGCTACGAGGAGGCGATGACGCGGGTCGACTCCACCTCTGGCGACTACTACACGACCTCGGGTCACATGATCTGGATCGGCGACCGCACGCGGCAGGCCGACCACGCCCATGTCGAATTCGCGCGCGGGATCAAGAACCCGATCGGCCTGAAGTGCGGCCCGTCGCTCGAGCCGGACGATCTTCTGAACCTGATCGACGCGCTCAATCCGAACAACGAGGCCGGCCGCCTGACCCTGATCGCCCGGTTCGGCCACGACAAGGTGGAAAAGCACCTTCCGGCGCTGATCCGCGCGGTCGAGCGCGAGGGCAAGAAGGTGGTGTGGTCGTGCGATCCGATGCACGGCAACACGATCACGGCCAACGGCTACAAGACGCGGCCGTTCGATCGCGTGCTGGGCGAGGTGAGCGGCTTCTTCGACGTTCATCAGGCCGAAGGCACCTATCCGGGCGGCATCCACATCGAGATGACCGGCAAGGATGTGACCGAATGCATGGGCGGGGCGCGCGCGGTGACCGAGGAGCAGCTTTCGGACCGCTATCACACCCATTGCGATCCGCGTCTGAATGCCGACCAGTCGCTCGAACTGGCGTTCCTTGTGGCCGAACGGCTCAAGGACGGGCGGAAGGGCGCGGCGCCGCGTGTCGCTGCAACGGCCTGA
- a CDS encoding GFA family protein codes for MKTGGCHCGAVRFAVDGPLREVIYCHCTQCRKQSGHFVAATRCDAAALTVTGGDNLTWYAASPDARRGFCRHCGSLLFWRREGGQGMSIMAGGFDLPSGLAASHHIFAADKGDYYEICDGLPVYQGRD; via the coding sequence ATGAAAACCGGCGGCTGTCATTGCGGCGCGGTGCGCTTTGCGGTCGATGGACCGCTGCGCGAGGTCATCTACTGCCACTGCACGCAGTGCCGCAAACAGTCCGGTCATTTCGTGGCGGCGACCCGCTGCGACGCGGCGGCGCTGACCGTGACGGGCGGCGATAACCTGACATGGTATGCGGCCTCGCCCGACGCGCGACGCGGCTTTTGCCGCCATTGCGGATCGCTCCTGTTCTGGCGGCGCGAGGGCGGGCAGGGCATGTCGATCATGGCAGGCGGTTTCGACCTGCCGAGCGGCCTCGCCGCAAGCCACCACATCTTCGCCGCCGACAAGGGCGATTACTACGAGATCTGCGACGGTCTGCCGGTCTATCAGGGCCGGGACTGA
- a CDS encoding Crp/Fnr family transcriptional regulator has translation MTMHVADGPFGGLERRLRERVEYALLRRTFDKGEHLYAAGNEYAGLFWLRSGVALAYNRRGDRYEFAVPLHWGLWGAPSIISRKHNSTLEARTRCVVDWLPPEATRALMEEAEFVRLVAKWTADDYAMLLDMLAVMSIGRSEDRLLGYLTRIHAFAVANPDAMAGAQSASGIAWPFTTVQLAAFLGLSRPHLSAILGRLNGDGRVRIADRLLYMPEPQRREGSAVDGEAGAGDQSRP, from the coding sequence ATGACAATGCATGTCGCTGACGGCCCGTTCGGCGGGCTGGAGCGGCGCTTGAGGGAGCGCGTCGAATACGCGCTCCTGCGCCGCACGTTCGACAAGGGCGAGCATCTTTATGCTGCCGGGAACGAGTATGCCGGCCTGTTCTGGCTGCGTTCGGGCGTGGCGCTGGCCTACAACCGGCGCGGCGACCGCTACGAATTCGCCGTGCCGCTGCACTGGGGCTTGTGGGGTGCGCCGAGCATCATCTCCCGCAAGCACAACAGCACGCTGGAAGCGCGAACCCGCTGCGTCGTCGACTGGCTTCCGCCCGAAGCGACGCGCGCGCTGATGGAAGAGGCCGAGTTCGTGCGCCTGGTCGCCAAGTGGACCGCCGACGACTATGCGATGCTGCTCGATATGCTCGCCGTCATGAGCATCGGCCGGTCCGAGGATCGCCTTTTGGGTTACCTGACGCGCATCCACGCCTTCGCCGTCGCAAATCCCGATGCCATGGCTGGCGCACAGTCCGCCTCGGGCATCGCGTGGCCCTTCACGACGGTCCAGCTTGCGGCCTTCCTCGGCCTGTCGCGGCCGCATCTGAGCGCCATCCTCGGCCGCCTGAACGGCGATGGCCGGGTCCGTATCGCCGACCGGCTGCTCTATATGCCCGAGCCGCAGCGCCGGGAGGGCAGCGCGGTGGACGGCGAAGCCGGAGCGGGCGATCAGTCCCGGCCCTGA
- a CDS encoding gamma-glutamylcyclotransferase: MAYDLTTLAARKDVVAYFGYGSLVNAHTHRTHVIHCERAHLSGFGRRWQERSDRSRYPVSFLSAYHADHGAAELSGLLVFDHVESLPSVDEREHGYDRVRLDRSQLRLAREGADLPDLPYYVYVARPPARGGTQHHILQSYLDAVLQGYLHQFGEPGARGFVKSTAAFDTPIVRDRASPLYPRSVKLAPDELALIDEVTADLNHVDGFLQRQG; encoded by the coding sequence ATGGCCTACGATCTGACGACACTGGCAGCGAGGAAGGACGTCGTGGCCTATTTCGGCTACGGCTCGCTCGTGAACGCGCATACCCATCGCACGCACGTCATCCATTGCGAGCGGGCGCATCTGTCCGGCTTCGGGCGCCGCTGGCAGGAACGATCGGACCGGTCGCGCTATCCGGTCTCCTTCCTGAGCGCCTATCACGCCGACCACGGCGCGGCCGAGCTGAGCGGGCTTCTCGTCTTCGACCACGTCGAAAGCCTGCCCTCGGTCGACGAGCGCGAGCACGGCTATGACCGGGTGCGGCTCGACCGGTCGCAACTGCGCCTCGCGCGCGAGGGCGCGGACCTGCCCGATCTTCCCTATTACGTCTATGTGGCGCGGCCGCCGGCGCGGGGCGGCACGCAGCACCATATCCTGCAAAGCTATCTGGACGCCGTTCTGCAGGGCTATCTGCATCAGTTCGGCGAACCTGGCGCGCGCGGGTTCGTCAAGAGCACGGCGGCCTTCGATACGCCGATCGTGCGCGACCGCGCGTCTCCGCTCTATCCGCGATCGGTCAAGCTGGCGCCCGACGAACTGGCGCTGATCGACGAGGTGACGGCCGATCTGAACCATGTCGACGGCTTCCTGCAGCGACAGGGCTGA
- a CDS encoding DUF2059 domain-containing protein, with protein MPLKSFHKAVLTAATCALVAIAPASAQEVSDSHLQAARAAIGAIDATDRYDDILPQVAEALKAQLIANNPDLENEILTFVDEETLALAARRADLEREAAEIYARAMTEDDLRAIAAFYQTEAGQSLLRNGPIAAREVTQAAAVWQRGIERDLLEAVSNRLRESGLRQAPQAEGETETENATE; from the coding sequence ATGCCATTGAAATCGTTTCACAAAGCAGTTCTGACAGCAGCTACGTGCGCGCTCGTCGCCATCGCGCCGGCAAGCGCGCAGGAGGTCAGCGACAGCCACCTTCAGGCGGCCCGCGCGGCGATCGGCGCGATCGACGCCACCGATCGCTACGACGACATCCTGCCGCAGGTGGCCGAGGCGCTCAAGGCGCAGCTGATCGCCAACAACCCCGATCTCGAAAACGAGATCCTGACCTTCGTCGACGAAGAGACGCTCGCCCTTGCGGCGCGGCGTGCCGATCTCGAGCGGGAGGCGGCCGAAATCTATGCCCGCGCGATGACCGAAGATGATCTTCGGGCCATCGCCGCGTTCTATCAGACCGAGGCGGGCCAGTCGCTGCTGCGCAACGGGCCGATCGCCGCGCGCGAGGTCACGCAGGCGGCCGCCGTCTGGCAGCGCGGCATCGAGCGCGACCTTCTCGAGGCGGTCTCGAACCGCCTGCGGGAATCGGGCCTGCGTCAGGCCCCGCAGGCCGAAGGCGAGACGGAAACCGAGAACGCGACCGAATAG
- a CDS encoding helix-turn-helix transcriptional regulator has product MREVFSRNLNMLCAEKGNNSEVARQLGITRQQLAKHLQAESLPTERTLARMSRYFKVEETDLVDPDFRADTSSREYRYAQEIIAALSHTDPPDLPEGWFDLYFSYPNERDAVLRSLVLTRHVEGTVEFRRITSFYQRDQVDWRFFRGDHRGIAVQAADAIYLCGINRLPTYEPSIVALKKQATSVPLYRGQSMVMNVDGGTVAAAVMTLCPVSTLREALQRPRTMSITDRDVPPIVRQEMTRMRALLGQ; this is encoded by the coding sequence GTGCGCGAGGTTTTTTCCCGTAACCTCAACATGCTTTGCGCGGAAAAGGGCAACAATTCCGAGGTCGCCCGGCAACTGGGTATCACGCGGCAGCAACTGGCAAAGCATCTGCAGGCCGAGAGCCTTCCGACCGAACGGACGCTCGCCCGCATGAGCCGGTACTTCAAGGTGGAGGAGACCGATCTCGTCGATCCGGACTTTCGCGCCGATACGTCGTCGCGGGAGTACCGCTACGCGCAGGAGATCATCGCGGCGCTTTCCCACACCGATCCCCCCGACCTGCCCGAGGGCTGGTTCGATCTGTACTTTTCCTATCCGAACGAACGCGATGCCGTGCTGCGCTCGCTTGTCCTGACCCGGCATGTGGAAGGGACCGTCGAATTCCGGCGGATCACCAGTTTCTACCAGCGTGACCAGGTCGACTGGCGGTTCTTCCGCGGCGACCACCGGGGCATCGCGGTGCAGGCCGCCGATGCGATTTATCTCTGCGGGATCAACCGCTTGCCGACATATGAGCCGTCGATCGTCGCGCTCAAGAAGCAGGCCACATCGGTGCCGCTCTATCGGGGACAATCGATGGTGATGAACGTCGATGGCGGTACCGTGGCGGCCGCCGTGATGACGCTGTGCCCCGTCTCCACGCTGCGCGAGGCACTGCAACGACCGCGCACGATGTCGATCACCGACAGGGACGTGCCGCCGATCGTTCGCCAGGAGATGACGCGCATGCGTGCGCTGCTCGGCCAATAG